The genomic segment GCCGTCTTAGCAGATCTCGACCGTCCTGGGGGAAAGGGTGCTCTGGAGGTCCGCCAGGGGGGTCGGTACCGGGGAGCTGTACAGGTTGGAGGCCACCGACGAATGGAACGGGGAGGTCACCTGGGACTGGAAGGCGCCCGACATGGACACGGAAGGGTAGGTGGTGGCGATGGACGGGGACGGGTAGGAGGCGTGGGCCGGGGACGAGTAGCAGGAGGTGACGGGGGACGGGTAAGAGGACACGGGAGACGGGTAGGGGGTCATGGGCGAGGGGTAGCTGGAGGCGGGCGAGGCCGCCGAGGTGGGGATGGGGACCGGGGTCGGGACCGAGGCCGAGGACGGCGCCGTCCCGCCCGGCGCCTTCTCCGCCTTCTTGTCCTTCTGCCGCAGGTGGATCTTGGTGTGCCTCTTGCGCTCGTCGCTGCGGGCAAACTTGCGTCCGCAGATGTCGCAGGCGAAGGGCTTCTCCCCCGTGTGCGTGCGGATGTGCGTGGTCAGGTGATCGCTACGGCTGAAGTTGCGCATGCAGATGCGGCACTGGAAGGGCTTCTGACCCGTGTGGATGCGGATGTGGCGCGTCAGCTCGTCCGAGCGCGAGAAGCGCCGGTCGCACGTCTCCACCGGGCAGGCGTAGGGTCTCTCGTGGGGCGGGGTCTTGCTGGGGCGGCTGGGGTACTTGCGCATGCGGCTGGGCTTGATCAGCTGAGACGTGTACACGCCCTTCAGCTCTTGAGAGCCCGTCTGCGTGGCGAAGGCCTTGATGGTGGACAGGGGGGTCAGGGAGGGCTGGCTGGAAGGGTTGTGGAAGGGTTTCTGGTCCGGGGCCACCAGGCTGATCTCGCCCTGCTGCTGCGGGAAAAGGTAGTCGGGGATCATGGGCACCGGGAAGCTGGCGCCGCAGCTCTTGCCGTTGGGGTAGGCGGGCGGGGGGTAGTGCGCCGCCCCGCCCGGAGCGGCGAAGGCCTGGCCCTGCTCGGGAAAGACGTCCGAGTTGGGGTTGGGGTAGGTGGGGGCGGCCGAGTAGATGGGGTTGGGCTCTTTGTGCTGGTGctggtggtgctggtggtgctGGTGGAGCGACGACGTCAGGCTGGTGCTCTGCGACGACGACGAGGTAGACGAGGGGGACGAGGACGAAGAGGTGGACGTGGCGGCCGACGAGGACGAAGAGGCGTTCTGAGAGTTGCCCCCGGAAGAGAGCGACGTGGCCGGAAGGTTGTTCATCAGACCCGTGAACACGCCCAGAATGGGCTCCACCCAGAGGCTGTTGCCGCAGGCCGTGGCGGGCTCCAGGGTGAAGTGGCCCGTGTAGGAGATGGGGGGCAGGCGAGGCGTGGGGTACGTCTGATCCCCCACCGCTTTCTCGCAGTGGAAGGAGATCTCGGGGAGGGTATCTGACAAGGTTGGAAGACACAGGGTTACTCGGAGAGTCCGTAAAGCCATTTCCAAACTCTCGTGCATTCTTTTGAAACGCGCAAAGACGCAAAAGCGCATTTCCCCCCCTGGCCCTTCTCGGCCCGAGGCTGCTTTTAGAATGCCATTTCAAAGGGCAAGTTGAAGGAAGACACCATCCCAGCCAATCACCAATCAAAGAGACAAAATCCAAAGGCGCACTTTGGAATCTTTTAAAGACTTTTCGTGATCGAAATAGCGAGAAGAGACGGACGGAGGTATGGATAAGGTCGCGTCAAGTGAAAGAAGCAGCCTTCTTACCCCCAGTCAGGTGGTCGTAGGGCTCCCCCGGTTCACCGGAGGCAAAGCCGGCGGCTTCGGGCGCGGAGGCTGCCAGGAAGGGGGTCCCCGCCGAGCTCAGCATCATCACCTCCTCCAGCTTGGGGTAGTTATCCATGGGAGAGTGGGGGAAGTTGAGCGGCTCCGAGATCTGCAGCGCCGGGAGGAGCATCTCCGTCTTGGCCGCGGCCATCCTTCTTATGACGGTTTTGGAGCCCGGATCCCTCAATCTGGATCCCGGAAGCCCAGAAGCCAAGAAGCCCGGCGTGCGGGGGATGACAAGCCCGAGACGATGATGcttttctctctcctctctctcggtctcggcGTCCCTCCTCGCCGCTCGTCCGTGTCAcgagtggaaaaaaagatccTCTGCAGCTTGtcttttctcttgtttttttttgtttgctttcttagaaaaaatccaaagtgtcctttttactcatttgttgagaaaaatgaataaaggaaGGGCTTCTTGTTGTTTGAAGgggaataataacaacaatacttCAAACTTTTCCAGGCGGGTATTGAATGGACTTGGGCTTGACTTTTGGACATTTGCTTTGCGATGTGTGAGGGAGTGGCGTGTGTCTTTTTCTGTGCGTCTCCGTGTTGTGTGTCTGCTCAGGGCTGGTCTGAGCGCGCAAAGGTTTCCCGTGGCTTTTAAACCCTCTCCCCGTGACGTACATGTCCATATTTGGGAGGGAGGAAGCCCATATTTAGTCAGCGCGCTGGAGGACACATGACGCCGAGTGGGAGGGAGGGCTTTTGTTGGGGCTCCAAATTCAAGCGCcatccaaagaaaaaaaattgacgtcCACGtttggtttttccttttttttcttcccccaaagCTGGAAAGACGGAGGTTAAAGGAGCGGCGTCTCTCTCTCGGATTTCCCAGGCGCGCCGCCGGGCTGCGCAGCTGCCGGAAAGCGCCTTATAAGGTCGTGACCACATAAGGAGCGGCTCCGGTAGGGGTTCCAGtggcctgcctgcctgcctgcttgCCCTTATTTGGGACTTCCCGGGGCGGCGTTGTGGTTTTGGCAGGGAGGAAGGCCGAAGAGTCAAATGGTGGCAGACCGCTCAATAAGTCATGTCAACATTACCATCCCAGACCGCCtctgatttattttcatttcaagcgCCATTGGTGCAATGCCTGGGGGGGGGACAAATACTCACTTTGCCACTTTTGCGTAAGGCTTCTCCATAAAGGAAATACTACTACAAACTTTTCTATTCACATACGGGAactttttacacacacacatatggccAAGGTGAGCCATATTTGCTATGATTCCACAAATACCAAGTTTTTGTGTCAAATGCACCGGAATATTTGGACTTTAAAGCACACTGTAAGCCAAATGCAAAGGGAAAacatctgtgtatatatacacatataaactcTACTAGATGATAATGTACTatgccaagggtgtcagactcgggttgcgTCGCGggtttatagatctaaaacaattcttgttttagctttttgggaaaatgaaaaaatgataaaaaaattacaattattgatttaaaagggggaaaatcatccTAAAGCAGAGAGTcagtactcatgatttactatctcgggccacacaaaatgatgtggcgggccagatttggcccccgggccgccactttgacacaaatgCTGTAAGCCAAATGCAAAGGGAAAACacctgtgtatatatacacgtataaacTCTACTAGACGATAATATACTATGCAATCAACTTGTAAAATGGGATATTCATACCAATAGagctcattattttttaaaatgttacaaacaAACTTGCTTTTAGATAAATTACAGTAATAAAAAGATCATTTCCTGCTATTATTGTGACTTTTAACAGTATATGTGCACATGGTCATgtatttttggcccaaataaTGCAGTAACTTTCTTAAACCTATGACAGAAACTTAGTGTTAGTTATTGTTTTAAGACTTTTTGAGACTTTTTGAGGTGTTCCCCAACATAAAAATGTCTTGATGACATTGTCATTTGCCACATTTTTCCACCCTCTGTTT from the Stigmatopora nigra isolate UIUO_SnigA chromosome 14, RoL_Snig_1.1, whole genome shotgun sequence genome contains:
- the egr1 gene encoding early growth response protein 1; its protein translation is MAAAKTEMLLPALQISEPLNFPHSPMDNYPKLEEVMMLSSAGTPFLAASAPEAAGFASGEPGEPYDHLTGDTLPEISFHCEKAVGDQTYPTPRLPPISYTGHFTLEPATACGNSLWVEPILGVFTGLMNNLPATSLSSGGNSQNASSSSSAATSTSSSSSPSSTSSSSQSTSLTSSLHQHHQHHQHQHKEPNPIYSAAPTYPNPNSDVFPEQGQAFAAPGGAAHYPPPAYPNGKSCGASFPVPMIPDYLFPQQQGEISLVAPDQKPFHNPSSQPSLTPLSTIKAFATQTGSQELKGVYTSQLIKPSRMRKYPSRPSKTPPHERPYACPVETCDRRFSRSDELTRHIRIHTGQKPFQCRICMRNFSRSDHLTTHIRTHTGEKPFACDICGRKFARSDERKRHTKIHLRQKDKKAEKAPGGTAPSSASVPTPVPIPTSAASPASSYPSPMTPYPSPVSSYPSPVTSCYSSPAHASYPSPSIATTYPSVSMSGAFQSQVTSPFHSSVASNLYSSPVPTPLADLQSTLSPRTVEIC